In Halothermothrix orenii H 168, the sequence CAGGATCGGGCTGTTGTCCAGCTTTATCTTGTAAAAAGGGATGAAAAACTAAAAATATCTCTGGAAATTAATAAAAAGGTAAAAAAACTGGAGATAAATGATGTTCCCCAGGAGAGGGTTTCAGAACTCCTGGGAAATTTGAATGTGGTTCTGTTTTCACCAGAAGATTTAAAACTGGTTAAAGAGGGTCCTCATTTCCGGAGGAAATTCCTTGACACAGAATTATCCCAGGTAAAACCATATTACCATTACCTGTTAAAAAAATATAATCATATTTTGAGTCAGAGAAATAACCTTTTAAAAGAATTAATGACCGGTAATAAGTCAGATACTACCCTCCTTGAAGTCTGGGATGAGCAGCTGGTTGAAATAGGAGCTAAAATAATACAAAACCGGATTGAGGTTATTGATAAATTAAAGATTCTGGCCAGGCTTTCCCACCGACAGATTACAGATGGTCTTGAGAATATAACTCTTTCTTATGAGTCCAGCCTCAGTGACAGAATTGAAGAAAAGGAATTAGAGGAAATAAAAATTATATTCAGGAATAAATTAGTTAATAATAGAAATGAGGAAATAACCAGGGGATATACCCTGGCAGGTCCGCAACGGGATGATTTAAAAATAACCATGAATGGTATCGATATCAGAAAGTACGGGTCCCAGGGCCAGCAGAGGACAGCCGCATTATCTTTAAAACTGGCTGAACTGGAATTTATGAAATCAGAACAGGGGGAATACCCTGTACTTTTACTTGATGATGTTTTTTCTGAACTGGATAATAAAAGAAGGCACAGGTTAATAGATATAATGGCCCACAGGGTTCAGACTTTTATTACGGCGACAGATTTTTTTAATTTAAACGAAATTAATACCCCTTCGATAAAGGTATTTAAAGTTAGAAATGGCCTAATAACCAGATATAAGTCATTATAATAGAAAAGGCAGGTGGTCTTTCATTGTTTTTACACCTTGGTGATGGATATATGATACCCACCAGAGATATAGTACTGATAGGTGACCTGGAAAAAGTTAACCAATCAGAGGTTAGTCAGGAATTTATGGAGATAGCTACCGAAGAAGGGTTTGTAATAGATTATTCTGATGGCAACCCCAAGTCTTTTGTTTTGACCGGTGAGACAGTCTACCTGTCTATGATTTCATCCCACACACTGGCTAAAAGGGTAAAAGAACTGTTTAAAGAAAATGGGGGAAATTCCAATGGCTGAAGAAAGTTTTTTAAATAACAAAGGTAATTATGAAGCAGAGCATATACAGGTTTTAGAGGGATTAGAAGCAGTAAGAAAAAGGCCCGGGATGTATATTGGGTCTACAGGAATGGATGGTCTCCACCATCTTGTATATGAGGTTGTAGATAATAGTATTGATGAGGCCATGCAGGGTTACTGTGACTTGATAGAAGTTATTATAAAACCCGGTAATATAATTACAGTTAAAGATAATGGCCGGGGAATCCCCGTAGACCCCCATCCCAAACTTAAAAAACCAGCCGTTGAGGTGGTTTTAACCGTTCTCCATGCCGGAGGTAAGTTCGGAGGGGATGGTTATAAGGTTTCAGGTGGTCTTCACGGAGTTGGTGTATCTGTTGTCAATGCCCTGTCCAAATGGCTGGAAGTTGAGGTCTGCTGGCGGGATGGTAAGGTATACCATCAAAAATATAACAGGGGTATCCCGGTATATGACCTGAAGGTTATTGGTGAATGTTCTGGAACAGGGACTACCATATCTTTTAAACCAGATGAGGAAATCTTCGAAGATGTTAACTTTAAGTATAAGGTTCTGGCCCAGCGCTTAAAAGAACTTGCCTTCCTGAATAAAGGGGTCAGAATTATTTTAAGGGATGAACGGGAAGAGGAGGCCCGTCAGGATGAGTATTGTTTTGAAGGGGGATTAGTTTCTTTTGTTAAGTATCTGAATAAGAATAAAAATCCCTTATTTGATGAACCTTTTTACCTTGAGGAAAAGGATGAAAATAGAGAAGTAGAGATTGCAATCCAGTACAATGATGGTTATGTTGATAGTATCTTTACTTTTGCCAATAATATAAATACCCGGGAAGGTGGAACCCATTTAAGTGGATTTAAGAGTGCCTTAACCAGAACTGTTAATGACTATGCCCGGAGTAAGGGTATTTTAAAAGAAAATGATGAAAATCTGACCGGGGAGGATATCAGGGAAGGAATTACAGCTATTATCAGTGTCAGGCTTACAGATCCCCAGTTTGAGGGGCAGACCAAGACCAAACTGGGTAATAGTGAAATAAGGGGATTTGTTGATTCTGCCCTATCGAGTAATTTAAGGACCTTCCTTGAGGAAAACCCTAAAATAGGGAAGATAATTGTGGAAAAGGCCAGGAGTGCCGCCCGGGCCCGGAAAGCTGCCAAAAAAGCCCGGGAGCTCACCAGGCGAAAAGGGGCCTTATCAAATACAGCTTTACCGGGTAAACTGGCTGATTGTTCTTCCCGTGATACTGAAAATACCGAAATTTATATAGTTGAGGGGGATTCAGCCGGTGGTTCTGCTAAACAGGGCCGGGACCGGAAGTTCCAGGCCATCTTACCGCTCCGGGGTAAGATTTTAAATGTAGAAAAGGCCAGATTGAATAAGATTCTCAACAATGAAGAAATAAGGGCCTTAATAACAGCCATCGGAACCGGAATTGGGGATGAATTTGATATAAATAAGGCCCGCTATGGCAAAATAATTATAATGACCGATGCCGATGTTGATGGGGCCCATATCAGGACCCTGTTGCTTACCTTTTTCTACAGGTATATGCGTCCTTTAATTGAAAATGGCATGATATATATAGCCCAGCCTCCCCTCTATAAGGTGAAAAAGGGGAGAAGGGAAGAGTATGTTTATAACGACCGGGGTTTACAAAAACTACTCAATGACATAGGACGTGATAAAATAACCCTGCAGCGTTACAAAGGTCTTGGAGAGATGAACCCCGACCAGCTCTGGGAAACTACCATGAACCCTGAAAACCGTATTATCCTCAAGGTCAAAATTGAGGATGCGGTAGTAGCAGATGAGACCTTTACTACCCTCATGGGGGATAAGGTCCAGCCCAGGCGCGAATTTATTCAGGAACATGCCCATGAAGTTCAGAACCTGGATGTTTAATTTTATTAATTATTCATAGTTAATTTCCTTGTTAATTTCCTAAATATCCTTAACTAATTTATTTCCTTTTTATCTCTAACTTTACCAGCTTTATATAAATTAAATCGGCAGGTGAATTATTAATGGTAATGGATATAAACAATGGTAAGGTCCTTGAGGTTGATATTGAGAATGAAATGAAGGGTGCCTACCTGGACTATGCCATGAGTGTTATTGTAAGCCGGGCTCTACCTGATGTCAGGGATGGATTGAAACCGGTACAGCGGAGGATACTCTATGCCCTGCATGATCTGGGGATTACCCCCAATAAACCCCATAAAAAATCAGCCAGGGTTGTCGGTGAAGTCCTGGGTAAATACCATCCCCATGGCGATACTGCTGTCTATGATACCATGGTCAGGATGGCCCAGGAATTTTCCTTTCGTTATCCCCTGGTTGATGGCCACGGTAATTTTGGTTCTATTGACGGCGACTCAGCTGCGGCAATGAGGTATACCGAGGTCAGAATGGCCAGGTTAACCACCGAACTCTTGAGGGATATTGATAAAAACACGGTGGATTTTGCTCCCAACTTTGATGAATCCCTTGAAGAACCAGAGGTATTGCCGGCCAGATTACCAAATCTTTTGATGAATGGAGTCTCCGGGATTGCTGTCGGGATGTCTACCAATATTCCACCCCACAACCTCGGTGAGGTTATCGACGGTGTTGTTGCTTTAATAGATAACCCTGACCTTGAGGTTAAAGATTTAATGAAAATAATAAAAGGGCCTGATTTCCCTACTGGTGGTATAATTATGGGTAAAGATAAAATTTACCAGGCCTATAAGACCGGGCGGGGACGGTTAAAAGTCAGGGGAAAGGCCCGGATAGAAGAGGATAAGAACGGTAAGTCGAAAATAATAATTACGGAAATTCCCTATCAGGTTAATAAAGCCCGCCTGGTGGAAAAGATAGCAAATCTCGTCCGGGATGAAAAGATAACCGGAATAAGTGATTTAAGGGATGAATCGGACAGGCGCGGACTCCGGATTGTGATAGAACTTAAAAAAGGGACTGTCCCTAAAGTTATTTTAAACCGTCTGTATAAATATACCCAGCTCCAGGTAACCTATGGGGTTATTATGCTGGCCCTGGTTGATGGTATGCCCAGGGTTTTAACCTTAAAGGAGCTATTAAACCATTACCTGGAACATCAAAAAGAAGTAGTTACCAGACGGACAAAATACCAGCTGGATAAAGCTGAAGCCAGAGCCCATATCCTGGAGGGACTCAGGATAGCCCTGGCCAATATTGATGATATAGTCCAGTTAATTAGAGAAGCACCTGATGTTGATACTGCCCGCAGGGGTTTAATTGAAAACTTTAACCTTACTGAAAAACAGGCTGAAGCCATCCTGAGAATGAGGCTGCAGAGGCTTACCGGTCTGGAGAGGGATAAAATTGAGGCTGAATATAAGGAGCTTAAAGAAAAGATTGCCTATTACAGATCTATCCTGGCAGATGAAGGCAAGTTACTGGGTATTATCAAGGATGAGCTTCTTGAATTAAAGGAAAAATTCCAGGATGAAAGAAGGACTGAAATATCTATTCAGGCTGTTGACCTCGATGTAGAGGATCTGATACCTGAAGAACAGGTGGTAATCACCTTAACCCACCATGGTTATATAAAGAGAATGCCTATTGATATTTACCGCAGTCAGCGTCGTGGCGGTAAAGGTATAATAGGTATTAATACCAAAGAGGAAGACTTTGTTGAACACGTCTTTACAACTTCAACCCATCATTACTTTCTGTTCTTTACAAATAAGGGTAAGGTATACCGACTCCGGGTTTTTGAGATTCCACAGGCCAGCCGCCAGGCCCGGGGTACTGCCATTGTAAACCTGCTGGAACTGGAAGAAGAAGAGAGGATAACTACTGTTATCCCCATCAGGGAATTTGATGAGGAGAGGTACCTGGTTATGGTAACCAGAAATGGTATGATAAAAAAGACACCCCTGGCCGAATATGAGTCCCGGTATACCGGTTTAATCGGTTTAACTTTAAGGGATGAAGATGAACTAATTGATGTTAAATATACTGATGGAAACCAGAGTGTAATTATTGTTACCCACAGGGGTAAAGCCATTCACTTTAAAGAAAATGAAGTCAGGTCTATGGGAAGAACGGCCATGGGAGTTAAAGCTATAACTTTAGAGGATGGAGACTATGTTGTCGGGATGGGGGTTGATAGTGAAGGAGATGACCTCCTGGTTATTACCGAAAAGGGTTATGGTAAGAGAACCCCACTTGAGGAATACCGACTGCAGAGCCGTGGTGGTAAAGGACTTATTACGGCAAATATAACAGAGAAAAATGGTAACCTGGCCGGGGTTAAAGTTGTTAGAGAAGACCATGACCTGATTCTTATCACCAGTGAAGGTATCATTATCAGGACCAGGGTTGAAGGGATATCTCGCCTGGGTCGAAATACCCTGGGTGTTAAGGTTATCAGGCTTGAAGAGGGTGACCGGGTGGTTTCCCTGGCACGGATTTCCCCTGAAGAAAAGGATATTGAGGAGATGGATTAATTGTTGAATGGTTAAAGACAGGATTACTTATGTTTAAATTGTGTTTAAATGGAGAACTTAATATTAAACCTGTAGAGATACCCAGCCCTTAAAAGGGCTGGGGTTAATTTTTTTATTAAAATATTTTTAATGATTTACCACTTTATATTTCTTTTTTTCCATCTATCTTCAACAGTTACCAGATTATATTTATCTATTGTCATTATAGGAGTAATAATGGTCGGTATTTTGTATTCTCCATTATTAATTTTTTGATCAAAGAGCCAGTTTTCCCCCCTGGCAATAGACACCGCAGTCTTAAATCCTGTTAAGCCAATCAGATAGGGCATAGTATCGATCTCGGCATCATGGTCTCCCTTTTTAATGGCTTCATAGGCTTCTTTACTTAAATCTGACCCGATGGTAACAACTTTGTCGGTCAGTTTTTTTCTTTTAAAACCTTGACGGCCTGCATGGCCAGGCGGCTGTTATTTGCCAGTATGGCTTTAATATCGGGGTATTTTTCTAAAGCTTGCCTGGTGGTTTTAGCTGCCTCTTCAACTTTGTCAAATTCATGCCACTTTTCTGCCACAATTTTGATACCGGGTTCTTTTTTTAAAATCTGTTTATTTCCCCAGGTTATTAACTGGGCTGAATTGGTTTTTTTATCCCCCTTTAAAATAACAACTTTCCCTTCATGGTCTATCTGGTCAGCAACATAGATAGCCTGCTCCATACCTATTCTGAAATTATTGGCCGGAATATAACCATCTAGACCGACTTCATAAGGTAATCTCCTTAAGGCCAGTACCGGGATTTTTTTACTTGATAATTTTTTAACTAATTTACCTGAAGTTATGGGGTTTACCGGATGAATTATAACCACATCTACCTTTTCCTTGATAAATTCATCAATATGTTGAGCCTGCCTTTTTTCATCATAACCGGCATCTTTCCAGATCAGAGTTGCATTCTCCCTTTCCTGATTATCAAACATGGCTTCTTTGATTAAATAAAATACATCATATTTCATGGTGGCTACCGTGACCCCGATTTTTACTTTCTCTGGCTTCTTAGACTCCCCGGAAGCAGGGGAACAACCGGACAGGGGTATAACCATTAACGATATTATACCTATTATTAATGATATATAAATTATTTTTCTGTTAACTTTTTGATAATGAGTATATAATATTTTAATAAATTTTTTAATAAATAATACATTAGATAATACGACTGAAGATAATACGACTGACTTTAAAAAATCCATTTAGACCCTCCTCCCTCTGTAACCTGGTGGTGATTAAGCTGGTGATGGTATATCCTGTTACATGGTATAATTTAATACCAGGTTTTTAATCTTATTATAGGTTTTAAATAAATTATAACCTTTAATATAAATATTTTTAAAACATCTATGTGGTTATTATTTTTCCTTTCAGGGTTTGTATTCTGACATTTTTAACCACCACATAAAATTACCTCTTTTAAGTCATAATATATTGTAAGCCTGAAAGCCATAAAGTCCTCATTTACTTGAAAGGGGTAAAAGTAATTTGAACTGGGAGCGGATAAAAGAGAGAATAGATGAAATTATCAGTAGTAATACTGATAGACCCGGGGAAAAAACATCCAAAAAAAAATTAACCAGGGATATAAAGAAAAATGAGAAAACCATAGAAGATATAATTGGATTTAGTGATGATGTCAATTTCAGGGAATTTAAGCTGGGAAAAAAGCTTAAAATTAAGGCAACCCTTATCTATATTGATAGCCTGGTTGATAAAAAAACAATAAATGAAAGTATCCTCGAACCATTATTTACTGAGGAGTTTTTCAGTGATAATGTTGAGAATTTAACGACCGATGATATTGTTAAATTTGTCCGGGATAATACCATGACCATAAATGAAGTAAAAGTCACTGAAAAGCTTGAAGATACCATCGAAGGAATCTTAAATGGTGATTCCGTTCTGCTGGTAGATGGTTATGAACAGGTAATGGTTTTAAATACCAAGGGGTGGGAAAAAAGGTCAGTCTCTGAACCGGTTGTAGAATCGGTAATCAGAGGACCTAGGGATGGTTTTACTGAGACCCTTGCTGTTAATACAGGTTTAATCAGGAGGAGAGTAAAACACCCCTCATTAAGGATTAAAAATTAT encodes:
- the recF gene encoding DNA replication/repair protein RecF (All proteins in this family for which functions are known are DNA-binding proteins that assist the filamentation of RecA onto DNA for the initiation of recombination or recombinational repair.), whose protein sequence is MYIDRIYLKDFRNLTENLIKLDNRLNVFVGLNGQGKTNFLEAVYLMGTASSHRTNADRELIRWNQDRAVVQLYLVKRDEKLKISLEINKKVKKLEINDVPQERVSELLGNLNVVLFSPEDLKLVKEGPHFRRKFLDTELSQVKPYYHYLLKKYNHILSQRNNLLKELMTGNKSDTTLLEVWDEQLVEIGAKIIQNRIEVIDKLKILARLSHRQITDGLENITLSYESSLSDRIEEKELEEIKIIFRNKLVNNRNEEITRGYTLAGPQRDDLKITMNGIDIRKYGSQGQQRTAALSLKLAELEFMKSEQGEYPVLLLDDVFSELDNKRRHRLIDIMAHRVQTFITATDFFNLNEINTPSIKVFKVRNGLITRYKSL
- the remB gene encoding extracellular matrix regulator RemB; this translates as MFLHLGDGYMIPTRDIVLIGDLEKVNQSEVSQEFMEIATEEGFVIDYSDGNPKSFVLTGETVYLSMISSHTLAKRVKELFKENGGNSNG
- the gyrB gene encoding DNA topoisomerase (ATP-hydrolyzing) subunit B is translated as MAEESFLNNKGNYEAEHIQVLEGLEAVRKRPGMYIGSTGMDGLHHLVYEVVDNSIDEAMQGYCDLIEVIIKPGNIITVKDNGRGIPVDPHPKLKKPAVEVVLTVLHAGGKFGGDGYKVSGGLHGVGVSVVNALSKWLEVEVCWRDGKVYHQKYNRGIPVYDLKVIGECSGTGTTISFKPDEEIFEDVNFKYKVLAQRLKELAFLNKGVRIILRDEREEEARQDEYCFEGGLVSFVKYLNKNKNPLFDEPFYLEEKDENREVEIAIQYNDGYVDSIFTFANNINTREGGTHLSGFKSALTRTVNDYARSKGILKENDENLTGEDIREGITAIISVRLTDPQFEGQTKTKLGNSEIRGFVDSALSSNLRTFLEENPKIGKIIVEKARSAARARKAAKKARELTRRKGALSNTALPGKLADCSSRDTENTEIYIVEGDSAGGSAKQGRDRKFQAILPLRGKILNVEKARLNKILNNEEIRALITAIGTGIGDEFDINKARYGKIIIMTDADVDGAHIRTLLLTFFYRYMRPLIENGMIYIAQPPLYKVKKGRREEYVYNDRGLQKLLNDIGRDKITLQRYKGLGEMNPDQLWETTMNPENRIILKVKIEDAVVADETFTTLMGDKVQPRREFIQEHAHEVQNLDV
- the gyrA gene encoding DNA gyrase subunit A, with product MDINNGKVLEVDIENEMKGAYLDYAMSVIVSRALPDVRDGLKPVQRRILYALHDLGITPNKPHKKSARVVGEVLGKYHPHGDTAVYDTMVRMAQEFSFRYPLVDGHGNFGSIDGDSAAAMRYTEVRMARLTTELLRDIDKNTVDFAPNFDESLEEPEVLPARLPNLLMNGVSGIAVGMSTNIPPHNLGEVIDGVVALIDNPDLEVKDLMKIIKGPDFPTGGIIMGKDKIYQAYKTGRGRLKVRGKARIEEDKNGKSKIIITEIPYQVNKARLVEKIANLVRDEKITGISDLRDESDRRGLRIVIELKKGTVPKVILNRLYKYTQLQVTYGVIMLALVDGMPRVLTLKELLNHYLEHQKEVVTRRTKYQLDKAEARAHILEGLRIALANIDDIVQLIREAPDVDTARRGLIENFNLTEKQAEAILRMRLQRLTGLERDKIEAEYKELKEKIAYYRSILADEGKLLGIIKDELLELKEKFQDERRTEISIQAVDLDVEDLIPEEQVVITLTHHGYIKRMPIDIYRSQRRGGKGIIGINTKEEDFVEHVFTTSTHHYFLFFTNKGKVYRLRVFEIPQASRQARGTAIVNLLELEEEERITTVIPIREFDEERYLVMVTRNGMIKKTPLAEYESRYTGLIGLTLRDEDELIDVKYTDGNQSVIIVTHRGKAIHFKENEVRSMGRTAMGVKAITLEDGDYVVGMGVDSEGDDLLVITEKGYGKRTPLEEYRLQSRGGKGLITANITEKNGNLAGVKVVREDHDLILITSEGIIIRTRVEGISRLGRNTLGVKVIRLEEGDRVVSLARISPEEKDIEEMD
- a CDS encoding substrate-binding domain-containing protein: MDFLKSVVLSSVVLSNVLFIKKFIKILYTHYQKVNRKIIYISLIIGIISLMVIPLSGCSPASGESKKPEKVKIGVTVATMKYDVFYLIKEAMFDNQERENATLIWKDAGYDEKRQAQHIDEFIKEKVDVVIIHPVNPITSGKLVKKLSSKKIPVLALRRLPYEVGLDGYIPANNFRIGMEQAIYVADQIDHEGKVVILKGDKKTNSAQLITWGNKQILKKEPGIKIVAEKWHEFDKVEEAAKTTRQALEKYPDIKAILANNSRLAMQAVKVLKEKN